A region of Prochlorothrix hollandica PCC 9006 = CALU 1027 DNA encodes the following proteins:
- the cobJ gene encoding precorrin-3B C(17)-methyltransferase, with the protein MYCPYSDILIRDWRPSDRPQAAHLVAQVLGEYGLSWDPEGVDRDIVQVETAYWDRGGELWVLEQGGTLVGTGGYYPVSHPQTGPGEPAPGEPKTAVELRKFFLLPQVRGQGLGWRLLHHLEAAIAARGFRQIWVETVTVLTEATRLYSRNGYDRRQDLNPAISRCDLVFHKTLTPTPRPSLGQGFSSLAAVTTTDSGCQRLAGLCQDFQIPLYTSAAVAQAWGDRTPIAPHLIQVYGSSLRDTLGDRWHRHQGFVFCLAAGAVVRLIAPLLGDKATDPAIVVVDEPGQFVISLCSGHQGQADHLAQQVARILGATPVLTGSATAQDFVGVDQIGVPFGWQRGAGDWTAVSGAVARREPVQVIQRDGSPLWQAHLPLQSSLQVVNAPGTRGNPGETTPPGTATIWITAESDPPPTAPQPQVIWHPRTLWVGIGCERGTAAALIEEAIAQTCADHHWAMGAIAGVATVDLKADEAGLLAVCQQRGWTLRCFSPGQLQGIPVPTPSAVVEREVGTPSVAEAAARCAAGYQPEDPHSGPLLVAKQIHRQPGITGAVTVAIAQAPQEYTGRSGALSLVGTGPGALSQMTPAAQAAITAADVVIGYSLYVDLVRPLVRPGQIIEALPITQERARAERAIELAHWGLTVAVISSGDSGIYGMAGLVLECLSRQGWDGQTPSVQVFPGITALQSAAAQVGTPLMHDFCAISLSDLLTPWPVIKTRLQAAAQADFVVALYNPQSKTRTEPLAQAQAIFLDHRDASTPVALVRSAYRPDQTITLTTLGDFLEQGVDMLTTVLIGNQSTYRHGDWLITPRGYLGGV; encoded by the coding sequence ATGTATTGCCCCTACTCAGACATCCTGATCCGTGACTGGCGACCCAGCGATCGCCCCCAAGCCGCCCACCTAGTCGCCCAAGTCCTAGGGGAATATGGCCTAAGCTGGGATCCGGAGGGGGTCGATCGGGATATCGTCCAAGTGGAAACCGCCTACTGGGACCGGGGCGGCGAACTGTGGGTACTGGAACAAGGGGGAACCCTGGTGGGCACCGGGGGCTATTATCCCGTGTCCCATCCCCAAACTGGGCCAGGGGAGCCAGCACCAGGGGAACCCAAGACAGCGGTGGAACTGCGCAAATTTTTTCTCTTGCCCCAAGTGCGGGGCCAGGGCTTGGGCTGGAGGCTCTTGCACCATCTGGAAGCGGCGATCGCGGCCCGGGGATTCCGCCAGATTTGGGTAGAAACCGTCACCGTCCTAACCGAAGCCACCCGGCTCTACAGCCGCAACGGCTACGATCGCCGCCAGGACCTCAACCCAGCCATCAGCCGTTGTGATCTCGTATTCCACAAAACCCTAACCCCAACCCCGCGACCCTCCCTCGGCCAAGGCTTTAGCTCCCTGGCAGCAGTAACCACCACCGACAGCGGCTGTCAACGCTTAGCGGGTCTCTGCCAAGACTTCCAGATCCCCCTCTACACCTCCGCAGCCGTCGCCCAAGCTTGGGGCGATAGGACCCCCATCGCCCCCCATTTGATCCAGGTCTATGGCAGCAGCCTACGGGACACCCTGGGCGATCGCTGGCACCGCCACCAGGGGTTTGTGTTTTGCCTCGCAGCGGGGGCCGTGGTGCGCCTCATTGCCCCCTTACTGGGGGATAAAGCCACGGATCCGGCGATCGTGGTGGTGGATGAACCGGGGCAATTTGTCATTAGTCTATGCAGTGGCCACCAGGGACAGGCCGATCATCTGGCCCAACAGGTGGCCCGGATCCTGGGGGCAACTCCAGTCCTGACGGGATCAGCCACGGCCCAGGATTTTGTCGGGGTGGATCAGATAGGGGTGCCCTTTGGCTGGCAGCGGGGAGCCGGGGATTGGACCGCCGTCAGCGGGGCTGTGGCACGGCGGGAGCCGGTGCAGGTGATTCAACGGGATGGATCCCCCCTCTGGCAAGCCCATCTGCCCCTCCAGTCTTCGTTACAGGTGGTCAATGCCCCCGGCACCCGGGGCAACCCTGGGGAAACCACCCCCCCTGGGACCGCCACCATCTGGATTACCGCCGAAAGCGATCCCCCCCCTACCGCGCCCCAGCCCCAGGTGATCTGGCATCCCCGGACCCTTTGGGTGGGGATTGGTTGCGAACGGGGCACCGCTGCCGCCTTGATTGAGGAGGCGATCGCCCAAACCTGTGCCGATCACCATTGGGCCATGGGGGCGATCGCCGGTGTGGCCACCGTGGACTTAAAAGCCGACGAAGCGGGGTTATTGGCCGTCTGTCAGCAACGGGGCTGGACTCTGCGGTGCTTTAGCCCAGGGCAACTGCAAGGCATCCCCGTGCCCACGCCCTCAGCCGTGGTGGAGCGGGAAGTGGGCACCCCCAGCGTGGCGGAAGCGGCGGCTCGGTGTGCTGCCGGTTATCAACCGGAGGATCCCCACAGCGGTCCCCTCCTCGTCGCCAAACAGATCCACCGCCAACCGGGCATCACTGGGGCGGTCACCGTGGCCATTGCCCAAGCCCCCCAGGAATACACGGGGCGATCGGGAGCCTTAAGCCTGGTGGGGACCGGTCCCGGTGCCCTCAGCCAAATGACCCCCGCCGCCCAAGCCGCCATCACCGCCGCCGATGTCGTGATTGGCTATAGCCTCTATGTGGATCTGGTGCGCCCCCTGGTGCGGCCCGGTCAAATCATCGAAGCCTTGCCCATTACCCAAGAACGGGCGCGGGCGGAGCGGGCCATTGAACTGGCCCACTGGGGCTTAACAGTAGCCGTGATTTCCTCCGGGGACAGCGGCATCTATGGCATGGCGGGCCTGGTGTTGGAGTGTCTCAGTCGCCAGGGCTGGGACGGCCAAACCCCCTCCGTCCAGGTTTTTCCCGGCATTACGGCCCTCCAGTCCGCCGCCGCCCAGGTGGGCACCCCCCTCATGCACGACTTCTGTGCCATCAGCCTCAGCGATCTGCTCACCCCCTGGCCGGTGATCAAAACCCGCCTCCAGGCCGCTGCCCAAGCCGATTTTGTGGTGGCCCTCTACAATCCCCAGTCGAAAACCCGCACCGAACCCCTGGCCCAAGCCCAGGCCATTTTTCTGGATCACCGGGATGCCAGTACCCCCGTGGCCCTAGTGCGATCGGCCTATCGCCCCGACCAAACCATCACCCTCACCACCCTGGGGGATTTCCTAGAGCAAGGGGTGGATATGCTGACCACGGTGCTGATCGGCAATCAAAGCACCTACCGCCATGGGGACTGGTTAATTACACCACGGGGCTATTTAGGGGGGGTGTAA
- a CDS encoding DUF3067 family protein, with the protein MTEPVPSDRPLTEPILTGAALKQLLLQKWGKAYDLRFRRVQGRIVLQVMWKYVGQVSFPMGGAQYDRHLETISTYLEALGGSQQVINFVTETRDRPRTGRAVTIPLAVELGERSSEWLLE; encoded by the coding sequence ATGACTGAACCAGTGCCGTCCGATCGACCGCTGACCGAACCCATTCTGACCGGTGCAGCCCTCAAACAGCTCTTGCTCCAAAAATGGGGCAAAGCCTATGACCTCCGTTTTCGGCGGGTGCAGGGGCGCATTGTGCTCCAAGTGATGTGGAAGTATGTGGGGCAGGTTTCCTTTCCCATGGGGGGGGCGCAATACGATCGCCATTTGGAGACCATTTCCACCTACCTGGAAGCCCTGGGGGGATCCCAACAGGTGATCAACTTTGTGACCGAAACCCGCGATCGGCCCCGCACCGGTAGAGCGGTCACGATTCCCCTGGCGGTGGAGTTGGGGGAGCGATCGTCGGAATGGCTCCTGGAGTAG
- a CDS encoding mechanosensitive ion channel family protein, with protein MTDVTSLLLEIQTWIVGFGLKVVAAIVLLLVGLRIARWGRRTVERLMGRAAVDATLIRFTGNATHITLVVITLIIVLGQVGVETASFIAVIGSAGLAIGLALQGSLSNLAAGVLLILFRPFQVGHYIEAVGAAGTVEEIQLFTTLLVTTDNRAVIVPNSKLVSDVIINYSTKPQRRVDLVIGVSYDDNLERVRQILTTVLKSDPRILADPPTTIGVLQLAESSVNFAVRPWVNTPDYWPVYFQLQETIKVRLEAEGISVPFPQRTLHMVADPSAAAVSPTPPPAVL; from the coding sequence ATGACTGATGTAACCAGTTTGTTACTCGAAATCCAGACTTGGATCGTGGGTTTTGGCCTTAAGGTCGTCGCGGCCATTGTGCTCCTGTTGGTCGGGTTGCGCATTGCCCGATGGGGACGGCGCACCGTAGAGCGGCTCATGGGTCGGGCCGCTGTGGATGCCACCCTGATCCGCTTTACCGGCAATGCCACCCACATCACCTTGGTGGTCATCACCCTGATCATCGTGCTGGGGCAAGTGGGAGTGGAAACCGCCTCCTTCATTGCTGTCATCGGCTCGGCGGGGTTGGCCATTGGCCTAGCCCTCCAAGGATCCCTGTCTAATTTGGCGGCTGGGGTGCTGTTGATTCTGTTCCGCCCCTTCCAGGTGGGTCACTACATTGAAGCGGTGGGCGCAGCCGGTACCGTTGAGGAAATCCAGCTTTTTACGACCCTGTTGGTGACCACCGATAACCGAGCGGTGATTGTCCCCAACAGCAAGCTGGTGTCTGATGTGATCATTAACTACTCCACCAAACCCCAGCGCCGTGTGGATTTGGTGATTGGGGTGAGCTATGACGATAACCTGGAGCGGGTGCGGCAAATTTTAACCACTGTCCTCAAGTCAGATCCTCGGATTCTGGCGGATCCACCCACCACCATTGGGGTTTTGCAGTTGGCCGAAAGCAGTGTCAATTTTGCGGTGCGGCCCTGGGTCAATACCCCCGACTATTGGCCCGTCTATTTCCAGTTACAGGAAACCATTAAGGTCCGCCTGGAAGCGGAGGGAATCTCGGTTCCCTTCCCCCAACGCACCCTCCACATGGTTGCCGATCCCAGCGCGGCAGCAGTGTCCCCCACCCCTCCCCCCGCTGTGCTGTAA
- the hemC gene encoding hydroxymethylbilane synthase, with protein MVASPTRTIRIGSRKSQLALVQTHWVQGELQRHFPDRQFDVQTMNTQGDIILDVALAKIGDKGLFTKELEVGMLNREVDFAVHSLKDLPTNLPDGLMLGCVTEREDPADALVVHETFKTYQLDSLPPGTIVGTSSLRRLAQLRHHYPHLVFKDIRGNLNTRLAKLDGGDYDAIILAVAGLQRLGMADRIHQTIAADISLHAVGQGALGIECRTEDPEILEVIKVLEHEPTAQRCHAERAFLRELEGGCQVPIGVNTEISDNVLTLKGMVASLDGQRLIKNSVSGSPVQAEQLGLELAAKLRQQGAKEILDEIIATLDRDA; from the coding sequence ATGGTTGCCAGTCCCACCCGTACCATTCGCATCGGTTCCCGTAAAAGTCAGTTAGCCCTGGTTCAAACCCACTGGGTACAGGGGGAACTGCAACGGCATTTTCCCGATCGCCAGTTTGATGTCCAGACCATGAACACCCAAGGCGACATCATCCTGGATGTGGCCCTGGCCAAAATTGGCGATAAAGGGCTATTCACCAAAGAATTAGAGGTGGGAATGCTGAACCGGGAAGTGGACTTCGCGGTGCATTCCCTCAAAGACTTGCCCACCAATTTACCCGACGGCTTGATGCTGGGCTGCGTGACGGAACGGGAAGATCCCGCCGATGCCCTGGTGGTGCATGAAACCTTTAAGACCTATCAACTGGACAGCCTGCCCCCCGGCACCATCGTCGGCACCTCCTCCCTGCGCCGCCTCGCCCAACTGCGCCACCACTATCCCCACTTGGTGTTTAAAGACATTCGGGGCAATCTCAACACGCGGCTGGCCAAGTTGGATGGGGGGGACTATGACGCGATTATTCTGGCGGTAGCCGGTCTCCAGCGCCTGGGCATGGCCGATCGCATTCACCAAACCATTGCCGCCGATATTTCCCTCCATGCGGTGGGCCAAGGGGCATTGGGCATTGAGTGCCGAACCGAAGATCCCGAAATCTTAGAGGTGATCAAGGTGCTGGAACATGAACCCACGGCCCAACGCTGCCATGCAGAACGGGCCTTCCTCCGGGAACTGGAAGGGGGCTGCCAGGTTCCCATCGGGGTCAACACCGAGATTAGTGATAATGTTTTGACCCTCAAGGGCATGGTGGCAAGCCTAGATGGCCAGCGACTGATTAAAAACAGTGTCAGCGGTAGCCCCGTCCAGGCGGAACAATTGGGCCTGGAGCTGGCGGCTAAACTGCGGCAACAGGGCGCTAAGGAGATCCTGGATGAAATTATCGCCACCCTCGATCGCGACGCTTAA
- the petC gene encoding cytochrome b6-f complex iron-sulfur subunit — protein MTQVSGASDAPSMGRRQFMNLLTFGSATGVALGALYPVVRYFIPPSSGGAGGSVPAQDAQGNPVIASEFLAAHNVGDRVLAQGLKGDPTYLIVDSGDSLRNYGLNAVCTHLGCVVPWQASENKFICPCHGSQYNEQGKVVRGPAPLSLALAHVEVDGKDTVTVAPWTETDFRTNENPWWA, from the coding sequence ATGACTCAAGTTTCTGGAGCCTCTGATGCCCCCAGCATGGGCCGCCGTCAGTTTATGAACTTGCTGACCTTCGGCTCAGCAACCGGGGTCGCCCTGGGGGCACTGTATCCCGTGGTTCGCTATTTTATCCCCCCCTCCAGCGGTGGAGCCGGTGGCAGCGTTCCGGCCCAAGATGCCCAGGGTAACCCGGTCATTGCCAGCGAATTTCTCGCTGCCCACAACGTCGGCGATCGCGTCCTCGCCCAAGGATTAAAGGGGGATCCCACCTATTTAATCGTCGATAGCGGCGACAGCCTTCGTAACTATGGTCTCAACGCCGTTTGTACCCACCTGGGCTGTGTGGTGCCGTGGCAGGCCAGCGAGAATAAGTTCATTTGTCCCTGCCATGGTTCCCAATACAACGAACAGGGCAAAGTCGTGCGGGGTCCCGCTCCCCTGTCCCTCGCCTTGGCCCATGTAGAGGTAGATGGGAAGGACACCGTCACCGTGGCCCCTTGGACGGAAACTGACTTTCGCACCAACGAAAATCCCTGGTGGGCTTAG